In a single window of the Populus alba chromosome 16, ASM523922v2, whole genome shotgun sequence genome:
- the LOC118040106 gene encoding putative MO25-like protein At5g47540 yields MKGLFKSKPRTPVDIVRQTRDLLIYADQSSASLSDSKREEKMAELAKNIRELKSILYGNSESEPVSEACAQLTQEFFRENTLRLLIFCLSQLNLEARKDATQVVANLQRQQVNSRLIASDYLEKNTDLLDTLIAGYENTDMALHYGVMLRECIRHQTVARYVLESSNVKKFFDYIQLPYFDISADAAATFKELLTRHKSTVAEFLSKSYDWFFAEFNSKLLESTNYITRRQAVKLLGDILLDRSNAVVMTRYVSSRDNLRILMNLLRESSKSIQIEAFHVFKLFAANQNKPPDIVNILVANRSKLLRLFADFKIDKEDEQFEADKAQVVREIAALEPRE; encoded by the exons ATGAAGGGACTTTTCAAGTCCAAGCCGAGGACTCCTGTCGATATAGTTAGACAGACTCGCGATCTTTTAATCTATGCTGATCAGAGTTCAGCTTCTTTATCAGATTCAAAACGAGAAGAGAAG ATGGCAGAGTTAGCTAAAAATATCAGGGAGTTAAAGTCAATTCTTTATGGCAATAGTGAGTCTGAACCGGTGTCAGAAGCGTGTGCACAATTGACTCAGGAGTTTTTCAGAGAAAACACACTTCGTCTTTTGATCTTCTGTCTATCCCAATTGAACTTAGAG GCCAGAAAAGATGCCACTCAGGTTGTTGCAAATCTACAAAGGCAACAAGTTAATTCAAGGTTGATTGCATCAGACTACCTGGAGAAAAATACAGATCTTTTGGATACTTTGATAGCAGG TTATGAAAACACAGATATGGCTTTGCACTATGGTGTAATGTTGAGGGAGTGCATACGTCACCAGACTGTTGCCAG ATATGTCCTGGAATCATCAAATGTCAAGAAATTCTTTGATTATATACAACTTCCATATTTTGACATTTCTGCAGATGCTGCTGCAACTTTCAAG GAACTATTGACAAGACATAAATCTACAGTAGCTGAATTTCTTTCTAAGAGCTATGATTGG TTTTTTGCTGAATTTAATTCGAAGCTGCTAGAATCCACCAATTACATTACAAGACGACAAGCTGTCAAG CTGTTGGGAGATATATTATTGGATCGTTCTAATGCGGTTGTGATGACACGATATGTGAGCTCAAGGGATAACTTGAGGATTCTCATGAATCTTCTCAGG GAATCAAGTAAGAGCATCCAGATAGAAgcatttcatgttttcaag CTCTTTgctgcaaatcaaaataaacctCCTGACATCGTCAACATACTTGTTGCAAATAGGAGCAAGCTTCTTCGTTTGTTTGCTGATTTCAAGATAGACAAAG AGGATGAACAATTTGAGGCAGACAAAGCTCAAGTTGTGAGAGAAATAGCTGCCCTTGAGCCTAGAGAGTAG